The Flavobacterium johnsoniae UW101 genomic interval CATTCTTTTTATTTATAATTTTTACCCTCTCATCCTTTATCTTCTCAACAACATCTAAACTATTATCAGTTGAGCCATCATTTACAATTATTAACTCAAAATTAGAATAATTCTGTTCAAGAACTGTTTTAATAGCTCTTGAGACCGATTTTTCTTTATTATACAGAGGAACAACAATACTAAACATATTTCATTTCATTAATTCTTTCAATCTTACATCGATAGTCTTCTTAAATAGACCAGTTATTGCTTCATTTGAATAATTTTCTAAAAAAAAGTTTTTTGAATTAATTCCTTTATCAAATAATTCCGTCCTATTTTGATTAAAATAATTTATTTGTTCAATAAACTCTTCAGCTGTTTCACATTGAGCTCCTATATCTTTAATTTTTTTTATATCGTAGCCCTCTAAAGCTTCTGATGTTGCAAGAATTGGTTTTCCATACATTAATGCCTCAGCCGTTTTTGTCTTCATTCCACTACCTAAAAAAATAGGTAAAATAACTATTTGTGCTTTTTTATAAAACAAATCGAGGCTTTCGACTCTTCCGTATATAGTTGTATTCTTGTTATTCGTAATAATGTTATCATTTAATCCGTTACCCACAATTGACAAATTGACATTTTGGACTTTAGTCATTACATTATTAATGAACCAATTAATTCCATGTATATTAGCATAAAAATTAGAACCTACAAAAAGTAATTCCAGATTATTAGTTTCACTAATAAATTTCTCATCTAATAAAGGTTGTTCAATTTTCTTTGTTTCCAGTGATGTTGGTAATAAAAAATCTGCTTTCCTTCCATAAATTGAAAATAACTTTTTGCTATCTCTTTCATTTAAAGCAATAATCAAATTTGAATAATTAACAGAAAGTTGTTCAACTCTTTTTATAAAAGGAGGCAAAAAGTATCTGCTTTTAAGTTTGCTTGACTTAAACAAATCTTTGATATATAGATACTCAACATTATGGAAGAAAGTAATTACGATAATATTTTTAAATTGTCTTTTAATACTTTTTGATATCAATCCATAAATTGAATTTGAAATAAATACTACTTGAATATCTTCTTTTTTTAAAATAGAAGAAATATCTTTTAATGTTTTATTTGATATCCCACCAAAAAATGATAAATATTTACTGTATAAAATACTTGTGTTTTTATCTTCTTTTTCAAATTCATGAATAATAATATTTTCCTCGCCATATACATTTTGCAATAAATACAAATTCCTATTATTTACAACTGCACCGCCAGAATCAAGTTTTAATTTATTTAAAACAAAAAGTATTTTCATATTAAACTAATTGTATCGTTTAACAACAAATTTATTTACATTTTTAACAAAAATCTATTTAAGTCTATCTCACACTTGTAAAAGCATTCTTCATTTAAAGTGCAAAAGCCTTTCAAGCTCTTTGATTTAATAGCATAATTTAAACTTAACAAAAAAAATCTAAATTATATTTATACTTTAAATCGTAAGATAATTGAGATTTACTTAAATACACATAACTAAGACTCTAAAAATTCATCATATATCTTTTATAATTGCTGTCGTCTTAATTTAATTAATGATTCTTGTGCACCTATTACAATAAACAT includes:
- a CDS encoding glycosyltransferase, which translates into the protein MKILFVLNKLKLDSGGAVVNNRNLYLLQNVYGEENIIIHEFEKEDKNTSILYSKYLSFFGGISNKTLKDISSILKKEDIQVVFISNSIYGLISKSIKRQFKNIIVITFFHNVEYLYIKDLFKSSKLKSRYFLPPFIKRVEQLSVNYSNLIIALNERDSKKLFSIYGRKADFLLPTSLETKKIEQPLLDEKFISETNNLELLFVGSNFYANIHGINWFINNVMTKVQNVNLSIVGNGLNDNIITNNKNTTIYGRVESLDLFYKKAQIVILPIFLGSGMKTKTAEALMYGKPILATSEALEGYDIKKIKDIGAQCETAEEFIEQINYFNQNRTELFDKGINSKNFFLENYSNEAITGLFKKTIDVRLKELMK